In the Danaus plexippus chromosome 16 unlocalized genomic scaffold, MEX_DaPlex mxdp_31, whole genome shotgun sequence genome, one interval contains:
- the LOC116771832 gene encoding dolichyl-diphosphooligosaccharide--protein glycosyltransferase subunit 4: protein MITDIQLAVFSNILGVSIFLLVILYHYINANSSK, encoded by the coding sequence atgataacaGACATTCAACTGGCAGTGTTCTCAAATATTCTAGGAGTTTCAATATTCCTTTTAGTTATCCTGTACCATTATATCAATGCCAACAGTTCCAAATGA
- the LOC116771884 gene encoding uncharacterized protein LOC116771884, producing MYLSSVSSRLLLYDTNNWELKKSYGCYDGVLRDVSWSDDSKYILQVNAAGLIEVLSAVDHDVRSLQHVPLKGTWSGSFHRDGHRNIAVGTTSGNVKIWDTKNKTITKTFPAPTHPSCVHLISYNAKNTSLAASMINGETVIYGLVSNIPVLTVKLNCSKSISAMKFHHESRSLLGLATDEGHVILRDITTNKDRAFFENIHASPVSDFAFSLINKDVLLSSGYDKILHVYDIRLQNVVSTVRTSHTLTSLAINIENQVALGTKSGNILAYDLRDLTSPFKVLKGHEEEVSKVAFQPIRKKSFSNDVSLREEVENTSPLKTQSVRPRTSDLFFVNDTPPKNNIDMSPCSGDNKADSFLVMLGLDKSNMDFDDDPNKSVDIERKSDKHELRYRQLDAEKNISKISTPLTSRAADLGFPSPLYIPNGMEDVRGSLNNLTNIKQCQSNTANAQIDSKSIEELKDFIKLSLSDVADENRNYFLHIMMALTKQKLYLEKQLATMTQQVQNLVQNQNALVEANRKLALQIDQMKIQQNF from the exons atgtatctttCCTCTGTTAGTTCACGGTTATTGCTTTACGACACTAATAATTGGGAGCTGAAAAAATCTTACGGTTGTTATGATGGCGTTCTGAGAGACGTGTCGTGGAGTGATGatagtaaatatatcttaCAG GTAAATGCTGCAGGGCTGATTGAAGTTCTAAGTGCAGTGGACCATGATGTGAGAAGCCTACAGCATGTTCCATTAAAAGGCACCTGGTCGGGGAGCTTCCACAGAGATGGACACAGAAATATAGCCGTTGGCACTACCAGTGGAAATGTAAAGATTTGGGacacaaaaaacaaaactattacaaaaacattccCAGCACCCACACATCCATCGTGTGTGCATCTAATAAGCTATAATGCCAAAAACACAAGTCTAGCTGCAAGTATGATAAATGGAGAAACAGTTATTTATGGCCTCGTCTCTAACATTCCAGTTCTAACTGTTAAATTAAACTGCTCCAAAAGTATATCAGCCATGAAGTTCCATCATGAGTCCAGATCCCTACTTGGCTTGGCCACAGATGAGGGCCATGTTATTCTCAGAGACATTACAACTAATAAAGACAGAGCATTCTTTGAGAATATTCATGCCTCACCAGTCAGCGACTTTGCATTCTCTCTAATTAATAAAGATGTCCTGCTCTCATCTGGttatgacaaaattttacatgtttATGACATAAGATTACAAAATGTAGTTTCAACAGTTAGAACGTCACATACATTGACATCTTTagctataaatattgaaaatcagGTAGCACTTGGAACAAAAAGTGGAAATATACTAGCATACGACTTAAGAGATTTGACAAGTCCATTCAAAGTTCTTAAAGGGCATGAAGAAGAGGTTTCCAAAGTAGCCTTCCAGCCTATAAGAAAGAAATCATTTTCCAATGACGTTAGTCTGAGAGAGGAAGTGGAAAACACATCACCCCTAAAGACACAATCAGTAAGACCAAGGACATCTGATTTGTTCTTTGTCAACGACACTCCACCAAAAAACAATATAGACATGTCACCATGCAGTGGTGATAACAAAGCTGATTCCTTTCTGGTGATGTTAGGACTTGACAAATCTAACATGGATTTTGATGATGACCCAAACAAGTCTGTGGATATTGAGAGAAAAAGTGACAAACACGAACTGAGGTATCGTCAATTAGATGCTGAGAAGAATATCAGTAAAATATCAACACCCTTGACCAGCAGAGCTGCAGATTTAGGGTTTCCATCTCCGTTATACATTCCCAACGGTATGGAAGATGTTAGGGGATCCTTAAATAACCTCACAAACATAAAACAGTGCCAAAGTAACACAGCAAACGCACAAATTGATAGCAAATCTATAGAGGaacttaaagattttattaaattgtctcTGTCGGATGTGGCAGACGAGAATCGAAATTACTTCCTACACATTATGATGGCTCTGACGAAACAGAAATTATATCTAGAGAAACAATTGGCCACAATGACCCAGCAGGTGCAGAACTTGGTCCAAAACCAAAATGCTCTGGTTGAAGCAAACAGAAAGTTAGCTCTTCAAATAGATCAAATGAAgatacaacaaaatttttaa
- the LOC116771904 gene encoding nucleoporin SEH1 — protein sequence MSELGGCNLFESQAIVADHKDLIHDVAYDFYGERMATCSSDQYVKVWDSDGQGGWKLTASWKAHHGSVWKVTWAHPEFGQVLATCSFDRTAAIWEEVGDTAASGTEKGLRTWVKRSNLVDSRTSVTDVKFGPKHLGLLLVTCSADGIIRIYEAPDVMNLAQWTLQHEIPTKVSISCLSWNPSLSRSSSNPPMLAVGSDEPSVADKASSERVFIYEYSESSRRWTRTECLSSVVEPVNDLAFAPNLGRSFHLLAVATKDVRIIKIEPLPESSGSANGSVRFKSEVLAAFEEHSSCVWRVAWNVTGTMLASSGDDCCIRLWKMQYMNQWKGVGVFKSEATGGEATAPARAHTTYTRLAPMANPAHMPYH from the exons atgagTGAATTAGGTGggtgtaatttatttgaatcacAAGCAATAGTTGCCGATCACAAAGACTTAATTCATGATGTGGCTTACGACTTCTATGGGGAGAGAATGGCGACATGCTCTAGCGACCAGTATGTAAAG gtGTGGGATTCTGATGGGCAAGGTGGTTGGAAACTGACTGCAAGCTGGAAAGCACATCACGGCTCAGTGTGGAAAGTCACATGGGCACATCCTGAGTTTGGACAAGTTCTGGCTACTTGTTCCTTTGATAGGACAGCTGCTATATGGGAAGAAGTTG GTGACACAGCAGCATCGGGTACAGAAAAAGGGCTCAGGACTTGGGTGAAGAGATCAAATCTAGTGGATTCCAGGACTTCGGTCACAGATGTGAAGTTTGGGCCCAAGCATCTAGGGTTACTATTAGTTACATGTTCTGCTGATGGTATTATAAG GATATATGAAGCTCCCGATGTAATGAATTTAGCACAATGGACCCTGCAACATGAAATACCAACCAAGGTCTCTATCAGTTGTCTGTCGTGGAACCCATCATTATCAAG AAGCAGCAGTAACCCACCGATGTTGGCGGTGGGCAGCGACGAGCCCAGCGTTGCTGATAAAGCCAGTTCAGAACGAGTCTTCATATATGa GTACAGTGAATCCTCAAGGCGTTGGACCAGGACGGAGTGTTTGTCGTCTGTGGTGGAACCGGTCAATGACCTCGCCTTCGCGCCGAACCTCGGCCGCTCCTTCCACCTGCTCGCTGTGGCCACTAAAGACGTGAGGATCATCAAAATTGAACCGTTGCC TGAGTCTTCCGGTTCCGCTAACGGCAGCGTCCGCTTCAAGTCGGAAGTGTTGGCCGCCTTCGAGGAGCATTCGTCTTGTGTGTGGCGCGTCGCCTGGAACGTTACCGGGACCATGCTGGCGTCTTCCGGGGACGACTGCTGTATCAGGCTATGGAAGA TGCAATACATGAACCAGTGGAAAGGTGTCGGTGTGTTCAAGAGTGAGGCGACTGGGGGAGAAGCGACCGCGCCGGCGCGTGCTCACACCACCTATACAAGACTGGCGCCCATGGCCAACCCAGCACACATGCCCTACCACTGA